The Prochlorococcus sp. MIT 1300 genome has a window encoding:
- the pheS gene encoding phenylalanine--tRNA ligase subunit alpha — MPKVSNKYSFPLNAITTVAQLNDQLDLLESEAMKQIAVSKDPESLESLRVGFFGKKGRLSGILGSMGKLPGNERPLIGQRANLLKTELQKLITKKLEELTTAELNNQLAREAIDVTAPSSGVPFGHRHPLITTTENIVDLFCGLGYSVAEGPEIETDHYNFAALNIPEAHPARDMQDTFYLGGNLLLRTHTSPVQIRYLENNPPPVRIVAPGRVYRRDAVDATHSPVFHQVEVLAIDEGLNFSHLRGTVLAFLKAFFGELPVRFRASYFPFTEPSAEVDVQWRGRWLEVMGCGMVDPAVLEGLGLDPERWSGFAAGLGVERFCMVRHGVDDIRRLYTSDLRFLEQF, encoded by the coding sequence ATGCCTAAAGTCTCTAATAAATATTCATTTCCTTTGAACGCCATAACTACTGTTGCTCAACTCAACGATCAACTCGACTTACTTGAGTCAGAAGCAATGAAGCAGATTGCTGTTTCGAAAGACCCTGAAAGCTTAGAAAGTCTCAGAGTAGGCTTTTTTGGAAAGAAGGGACGCTTATCAGGCATCCTCGGGTCCATGGGAAAGCTTCCTGGGAATGAGAGGCCTCTGATTGGCCAGCGGGCAAACTTGTTAAAAACTGAGCTGCAAAAATTGATAACAAAAAAATTAGAGGAGTTGACTACTGCTGAATTAAATAACCAACTTGCTCGAGAAGCTATTGATGTAACAGCCCCATCTTCAGGAGTCCCTTTTGGACACCGTCATCCATTAATTACTACAACCGAGAATATTGTTGATTTGTTTTGCGGATTGGGCTATTCAGTTGCTGAAGGGCCAGAGATTGAGACTGATCATTACAACTTCGCAGCCTTAAATATTCCTGAAGCTCATCCTGCGAGGGATATGCAGGACACCTTCTACTTAGGAGGAAATTTGCTTTTGCGGACTCATACTTCCCCTGTACAAATTAGATATTTGGAGAACAATCCTCCTCCTGTAAGGATTGTCGCTCCGGGGAGGGTCTATAGGCGGGATGCTGTAGATGCTACGCATTCTCCAGTTTTTCACCAGGTTGAGGTACTTGCTATTGATGAAGGACTGAATTTCAGTCATCTCAGAGGCACTGTTCTTGCTTTCTTAAAAGCATTTTTTGGTGAGCTTCCAGTAAGGTTTCGCGCGAGTTATTTCCCATTCACAGAACCCTCTGCTGAGGTTGATGTCCAATGGCGAGGAAGGTGGTTGGAAGTAATGGGATGTGGGATGGTTGATCCAGCGGTTTTGGAAGGATTAGGACTTGACCCTGAACGGTGGAGTGGTTTTGCTGCTGGATTAGGTGTTGAAAGATTTTGTATGGTTCGACATGGAGTTGACGATATCCGAAGGCTTTACACAAGTGATCTCCGCTTTCTAGAACAGTTTTAG
- a CDS encoding NAD(+) kinase: MPCVGLIVNDGKELAVKTAEIIQTRLEKAGHQIIRASSSGGMVGFANPDQHMRMLGYNASVPEGFDTSMSLAIVLGGDGTVLSAARQTAPVNVPILTINTGHLGFLAEAYLADLERVLEQVIAKEWTTEKRSTLVVTVLRGDQRRWEALCLNEMALHREPLTSMCHFEIAIGRHAPVDISADGVILSTPTGSTAYALSAGGPVITPDCPVLQLAPIAPHSLASRALVFSDEEPVTIFPATPERLMMVVDGSAGCYVWPEDRVLIRRSDHPVRFVRLRDHEFFQVLRNKLGWGLPHVAKPER; the protein is encoded by the coding sequence GTGCCCTGTGTCGGACTGATCGTTAATGATGGGAAGGAGCTAGCAGTCAAGACTGCTGAAATTATTCAAACCAGACTTGAGAAGGCTGGACATCAAATAATTAGAGCTAGTAGCTCTGGTGGCATGGTTGGTTTCGCCAACCCAGACCAGCACATGAGAATGCTTGGTTACAACGCCTCTGTCCCCGAAGGTTTTGATACTTCGATGTCCTTAGCAATTGTCCTTGGAGGTGATGGCACTGTGCTTTCAGCTGCAAGGCAGACTGCTCCAGTAAATGTCCCAATTTTGACAATAAATACTGGTCACCTTGGATTTCTTGCTGAGGCTTATCTGGCAGACCTAGAAAGAGTTCTTGAACAGGTAATTGCTAAGGAATGGACCACTGAAAAGAGATCTACTTTAGTTGTCACAGTTTTGAGGGGAGATCAACGAAGATGGGAGGCCCTTTGCCTTAACGAGATGGCTCTTCACCGAGAGCCTTTAACTAGCATGTGCCACTTTGAAATTGCAATTGGTCGTCATGCTCCTGTGGACATATCTGCTGATGGAGTAATTCTTTCTACGCCAACTGGTTCTACGGCATATGCCCTTAGTGCTGGTGGGCCTGTTATTACCCCTGACTGCCCTGTCCTTCAATTGGCACCAATAGCTCCCCACTCACTCGCTTCAAGAGCTCTTGTTTTTAGTGATGAGGAGCCAGTTACGATTTTTCCAGCGACCCCGGAAAGATTAATGATGGTCGTTGATGGGAGTGCCGGTTGTTATGTCTGGCCTGAAGATCGTGTGTTAATACGTCGTAGTGATCACCCTGTGAGATTTGTAAGGCTTCGTGATCATGAATTCTTTCAAGTTCTTCGTAACAAATTAGGGTGGGGATTGCCTCATGTCGCAAAACCTGAGCGTTAA
- the surE gene encoding 5'/3'-nucleotidase SurE, with product MNPLRILISNDDGVFAEGIRTLASAAANRGHHVTVVCPDQERSATGHGLTLQSPIRAERADELFSNGVIAWGCSGTPADCVKLALYELLDEKPDLVISGINHGPNLGTDIFCSGTVAAALEGTLEGIPSLAVSIASFNWREFDYAAEMALNISELAVLRKWPKNLLLNLNIPPCDSSKMSDTCWTRLSVRHYEEQFSKRKDPRGNTYFWLAGEAVKDLDSAGDGPTNWPSDVAQIERNGPSLTPIQPDLFWRGGINQLPDLDLINQLVR from the coding sequence ATGAATCCTTTGCGAATACTCATAAGTAACGACGACGGGGTTTTCGCTGAGGGCATACGAACTCTTGCCTCTGCTGCTGCGAATCGTGGCCACCACGTCACAGTAGTTTGTCCTGACCAAGAAAGATCTGCAACAGGGCATGGACTAACGCTTCAATCTCCCATAAGAGCCGAACGTGCTGATGAACTATTTAGTAATGGAGTAATTGCATGGGGATGCAGCGGGACGCCAGCAGACTGCGTAAAACTTGCTTTATACGAACTTCTTGATGAAAAACCTGATCTAGTGATATCGGGTATAAACCATGGTCCAAACTTAGGAACTGATATTTTCTGCTCTGGCACAGTCGCTGCTGCCCTTGAGGGAACATTAGAAGGCATACCTTCTTTAGCTGTAAGCATTGCTAGTTTCAACTGGCGGGAATTTGACTATGCAGCCGAAATGGCCTTAAACATTTCAGAACTTGCAGTTTTAAGAAAGTGGCCAAAGAATCTACTTTTAAATCTAAACATCCCTCCATGTGATAGTTCCAAAATGAGTGACACTTGCTGGACAAGACTTTCTGTTCGACACTATGAAGAACAATTCAGCAAAAGAAAAGATCCACGCGGAAATACATACTTTTGGCTGGCCGGGGAAGCAGTAAAAGATCTTGATTCAGCTGGCGATGGTCCAACCAATTGGCCTAGTGATGTAGCACAAATTGAGAGAAATGGTCCATCTTTAACACCAATTCAACCAGACTTATTTTGGAGAGGGGGCATTAACCAATTACCTGATTTAGATTTAATTAATCAACTTGTCCGATAA
- a CDS encoding DUF3611 family protein, producing MADRLDFQLLSLGLRRVGWIRFWIQLTLAIVSAGVLIFYNIGGSLARNSQKAMGLGPGLSITTLAFFVLLYSLWQGWLIVKVGRALDSAARPTRGETGRLLKRGVIVDLLGSIFALIGYQALAGSLMVQASVQVPGFFGAPMGSSGSLASLPITSIEMLSVLSNTQVLSAHLIGLVLSLWLLQRIYRTS from the coding sequence ATGGCTGACCGTCTCGACTTTCAACTTCTTTCTTTGGGACTTCGCCGAGTTGGCTGGATACGCTTTTGGATTCAGTTGACTCTTGCAATAGTTTCGGCTGGCGTACTGATTTTTTACAACATTGGCGGAAGTTTGGCACGAAACTCTCAAAAGGCAATGGGGTTAGGACCTGGATTGTCGATAACTACACTTGCATTCTTTGTGCTTCTTTATAGCCTCTGGCAAGGTTGGTTGATAGTGAAGGTTGGTAGAGCGCTTGACAGTGCCGCTAGGCCAACTAGAGGAGAGACTGGCCGACTCTTGAAACGAGGGGTAATCGTTGATCTTCTTGGATCGATTTTTGCCTTAATTGGCTATCAAGCATTGGCAGGAAGTCTTATGGTTCAAGCTTCTGTTCAAGTGCCGGGATTTTTTGGGGCCCCTATGGGTAGCTCAGGTTCCCTTGCATCTTTACCAATAACTTCAATTGAAATGCTGTCTGTTTTGAGTAATACGCAGGTTTTGTCAGCACATTTAATTGGTTTAGTACTTTCGCTTTGGCTCCTTCAAAGAATTTATCGGACAAGTTGA
- a CDS encoding DUF3122 domain-containing protein, translating to MTHAQVLKPDAESSAGFVRSLETLRDLDYKSWQVVAYKEDLESKKAVLRIIGYPGQLRLDHPTDLKVYSGRREWILRDVTLLNPILANDARDAAAEFELSSLLSELTNNRPLRLELPGAFTEMPVPPYLVKEWRSVFDSENTL from the coding sequence ATGACGCATGCACAGGTCTTAAAGCCAGATGCAGAAAGTAGTGCAGGATTTGTAAGAAGTCTTGAAACCCTTCGTGATCTTGATTACAAAAGTTGGCAGGTCGTTGCCTATAAAGAGGATCTTGAGTCTAAGAAGGCAGTACTTCGAATAATCGGGTATCCAGGCCAGTTGCGTCTAGATCATCCAACCGATTTAAAAGTATATTCAGGGAGAAGAGAATGGATTTTAAGAGACGTCACTCTTTTGAATCCAATTTTGGCAAATGATGCTCGTGATGCAGCCGCAGAGTTTGAGTTGTCGAGTTTGCTTTCTGAGTTAACAAATAATCGACCTTTGCGCTTGGAATTGCCTGGAGCTTTTACAGAAATGCCAGTACCTCCATATTTGGTAAAAGAGTGGCGATCTGTTTTTGATTCCGAAAACACTTTATGA
- the ribD gene encoding bifunctional diaminohydroxyphosphoribosylaminopyrimidine deaminase/5-amino-6-(5-phosphoribosylamino)uracil reductase RibD, translating to MKSRDLLVESWIPWMRRALQLAELGDGQTSPNPLVGAVVLDSKGNIVGEGYHACAGAAHAEVNALEQAGSRANGGSLIVTLEPCCHQGKTPPCTEAILKSGVSSVVVALEDPDPRVSGKGLSLLEASGLKVVKGVLSAEASFQNRAFLHRVSTGRPWGILKWAMSLDGRIALPNGSSKWITGGDARGWVHHLRAKCDAVITGGGTLRNDDPLLTSRGKRNPEPLRVVLTQSLNLPRKANLWNTSFAKTVLAYSEKELGNGKTLPDGPEALLLPEAEPSCLLEALARRGCNKVLWECGPSLATAAIKQECVQELVVVVGPKLLGGELAKTPLGDFSFSNMKQVFSLDLPSAQKYGNDWLFETLFVHQ from the coding sequence ATGAAGTCAAGAGACTTGTTAGTTGAAAGTTGGATCCCGTGGATGCGACGTGCTTTGCAATTGGCCGAATTAGGTGATGGACAAACAAGCCCTAATCCTCTTGTAGGAGCTGTAGTTCTTGATTCAAAAGGAAATATTGTTGGTGAGGGCTATCACGCATGCGCAGGTGCTGCGCATGCTGAAGTAAATGCTCTTGAGCAGGCAGGCTCTAGGGCCAATGGTGGAAGTTTGATTGTTACTCTTGAACCTTGTTGCCATCAAGGGAAAACACCGCCTTGTACCGAAGCCATTTTGAAATCAGGTGTTTCTTCTGTTGTTGTTGCACTTGAAGATCCTGATCCTCGGGTTTCTGGTAAAGGGTTGTCTTTGCTTGAGGCCTCTGGCTTAAAGGTCGTAAAGGGAGTTCTTTCCGCTGAAGCTTCTTTCCAAAACAGGGCTTTTTTGCATCGAGTATCTACAGGTAGGCCTTGGGGGATCTTGAAATGGGCTATGAGCCTTGATGGACGTATTGCATTGCCAAATGGTTCTAGTAAATGGATAACAGGAGGAGATGCTCGTGGATGGGTACATCATCTACGTGCCAAGTGTGATGCCGTCATTACTGGTGGTGGTACCTTGCGGAATGATGATCCATTGTTGACTAGTCGCGGCAAACGAAACCCTGAGCCATTAAGGGTGGTATTGACTCAGAGCTTGAATCTGCCCAGAAAGGCCAATTTATGGAATACCTCTTTTGCTAAGACGGTTCTGGCTTATTCCGAAAAAGAATTGGGGAATGGAAAAACTCTTCCCGATGGACCAGAGGCTCTATTGCTTCCTGAAGCAGAACCTTCTTGTTTACTTGAAGCGTTGGCTCGGAGGGGTTGCAATAAAGTGCTTTGGGAATGTGGACCTTCTTTAGCTACTGCCGCAATCAAGCAAGAATGTGTGCAGGAATTGGTAGTAGTTGTTGGTCCTAAATTATTAGGTGGGGAGTTGGCTAAAACACCTCTTGGGGACTTTTCTTTTTCCAACATGAAACAGGTTTTTTCATTAGATTTACCTTCTGCTCAAAAATATGGCAATGACTGGCTTTTTGAGACTCTTTTCGTTCATCAATAG
- the cbiE gene encoding precorrin-6y C5,15-methyltransferase (decarboxylating) subunit CbiE, with the protein MSKSKDRGKINVIGTDASGLWHLPPELEELVVSAEAIAASKRILQTLPEWWAKKAPKKNIPQTTNTDQPEKLVKWLKQTKGKKIVLASGDPLWFGIGRRLSESFKQKHIVFHPGPSSMQLAFARIGRSWQDCSWISIHGRDATPLIRSLQKHPSKLVVLPDPQAGGAEQVRELLNASGLASCYEFWLFEQLGHPDERVRLLNTSDKIPKGIDPLHLTILIKKENLDEIIDSQLPLFGLKDGLFFQHKDRPGLMTKREMRVQLLAELELPEKGVLWDIGAGVGSVGLEALRLRPQLQLMAVEKRAGGADVILTNAARLKVKPAAVLEVEAVDLITGPNLPRSLKYPNRVLIGGSDKRRLDLLEAISKKIAPDGIIIIPLANIEALSEIKPFLEKNFKEVSISQHQTWRGLPINHGTRLSPINPIIIIKGKHKIFSK; encoded by the coding sequence ATGTCCAAATCTAAAGACCGAGGGAAAATCAATGTCATTGGCACCGATGCCTCAGGGCTTTGGCATCTACCCCCTGAATTGGAAGAGCTAGTAGTATCTGCAGAAGCGATTGCAGCTTCTAAAAGGATCCTTCAAACTCTTCCAGAATGGTGGGCTAAAAAAGCACCTAAAAAAAATATTCCACAAACCACAAACACTGACCAGCCTGAAAAGTTAGTTAAGTGGCTTAAACAAACAAAAGGTAAAAAGATAGTACTAGCAAGCGGAGACCCCCTATGGTTCGGCATTGGTAGGCGTTTAAGCGAGTCATTCAAACAAAAACATATTGTTTTTCATCCTGGGCCAAGTTCAATGCAACTAGCCTTTGCTCGAATTGGACGTTCTTGGCAAGATTGTTCATGGATCAGTATTCATGGGCGTGATGCAACTCCTCTTATAAGATCACTGCAAAAACATCCCTCTAAACTTGTTGTACTGCCCGATCCACAGGCAGGTGGAGCAGAACAAGTTAGGGAGTTGCTAAATGCGTCAGGATTAGCAAGTTGTTATGAGTTTTGGCTTTTTGAACAATTAGGCCATCCAGATGAAAGAGTTCGACTTTTAAACACAAGTGACAAGATCCCAAAAGGGATAGATCCTCTTCATCTAACAATTTTAATTAAGAAAGAAAATCTTGATGAAATCATAGATTCACAACTTCCTCTATTTGGCTTAAAAGACGGGTTGTTTTTTCAACACAAGGACCGCCCTGGGCTAATGACCAAAAGAGAAATGCGTGTTCAACTCTTAGCGGAGCTTGAGCTGCCTGAGAAAGGAGTGCTATGGGATATTGGAGCCGGTGTAGGGAGCGTAGGGCTAGAAGCTCTTCGCTTAAGGCCTCAACTTCAACTCATGGCCGTTGAAAAAAGAGCAGGAGGTGCAGATGTAATTCTTACAAATGCCGCACGTCTTAAAGTTAAACCAGCTGCGGTTCTGGAAGTAGAAGCCGTTGATTTAATAACAGGGCCAAACTTACCTAGATCCCTGAAATACCCTAATAGGGTGTTGATTGGAGGTTCTGACAAGAGACGTCTTGATCTTTTAGAAGCAATTTCTAAAAAAATCGCTCCAGATGGCATTATCATTATTCCACTCGCAAACATTGAAGCACTTTCTGAGATAAAGCCTTTCCTTGAAAAAAACTTTAAAGAAGTAAGCATTTCTCAACATCAGACTTGGCGGGGATTACCAATTAATCACGGGACAAGATTGTCTCCTATTAATCCAATTATAATAATCAAAGGCAAGCATAAGATATTTAGTAAATAG
- a CDS encoding bifunctional riboflavin kinase/FAD synthetase — protein sequence MPLKSSICTITLIPLCPPKQARVPTALALGSFDGLHAGHRRVINEIVKDGKGIPTVVSFWPHPREVLYGEQRLRLDLPSEKTELLGPLGVEQLVLVPFDHSLAALSPEEFVDQILVQTLKAKKIAVGANFRFGKNRQGDAQRLKELASHANIDIVILPIIEDSQGRISSSRIRNALNEGDLESAKKFMGRPFKFRGQVVEGKGIGRKIGWPTANLQVDGRKFLPGIGVYAAWAFLNESKTPLPAVMNLGPQPTVDPNSPSCVEVHLLNQQLDLRGKGLIVQPIKRLRSQKRFEGLNALSKQISNDAKMAELILQSTKV from the coding sequence TTGCCACTGAAAAGCTCAATTTGCACGATCACCTTGATTCCACTCTGCCCACCTAAGCAGGCTCGTGTACCGACAGCTTTAGCTCTCGGCAGTTTCGATGGCCTACATGCTGGACACCGGCGTGTAATCAATGAGATTGTTAAAGACGGCAAGGGTATACCAACAGTAGTAAGTTTCTGGCCTCATCCCAGAGAAGTCCTTTACGGGGAGCAACGACTAAGGCTAGATCTCCCATCTGAAAAAACTGAACTCCTAGGGCCTCTAGGAGTGGAACAGCTTGTACTTGTGCCTTTTGACCATTCGTTGGCTGCATTATCTCCAGAAGAGTTTGTTGATCAAATACTTGTCCAAACACTCAAAGCAAAGAAAATTGCCGTGGGAGCAAACTTTCGTTTTGGGAAGAATCGCCAGGGTGATGCTCAGAGACTTAAAGAACTAGCTTCACATGCAAATATAGATATTGTGATTCTTCCAATTATTGAGGACTCTCAGGGAAGGATTAGCAGTAGTCGCATTAGGAATGCACTTAATGAAGGAGACCTGGAGTCAGCAAAAAAATTTATGGGTCGTCCATTCAAATTTCGTGGACAAGTAGTTGAAGGGAAAGGGATTGGTCGCAAAATTGGTTGGCCTACCGCAAACCTTCAAGTTGACGGCAGAAAATTCCTTCCAGGTATAGGCGTATATGCGGCATGGGCATTTCTAAATGAAAGCAAAACCCCTTTACCAGCAGTAATGAATTTGGGACCGCAACCAACAGTTGATCCAAATTCCCCTTCATGTGTTGAAGTACACCTACTAAATCAGCAGCTTGATCTAAGAGGGAAAGGACTGATTGTGCAGCCAATAAAAAGACTTAGAAGCCAAAAACGTTTTGAAGGATTAAATGCACTAAGCAAGCAAATTTCCAATGATGCAAAGATGGCGGAATTAATTCTTCAATCCACTAAAGTTTAA